AGCAAAGGTTGCTTTTGAACAATCATAGATGGTTTGGCTTTAAGTTTTGCAGTGAGCACAGACTGCTCCAAATTTCACTTCCCAGCTGTATTTATGAATATATTCTGAATAGAAAATATATAACTTGTATGAACACCATCATGTATGGGTGCATGAATATGTTACTTCTTCCCATTGCTCCTGTTTTTGCCCTGAATACAAGCCTATTGATGAACATTAGCGCTGATGTTAAGATTAATGCCTTTTATTCTATTATTGGCATATCATACTGTATGATACAGAAATAATGTGTCCATAAACACGGATGCTGCCAACAAGGTTTATAAGACActggactagaaactgggagtctATCacttctagttctgtcttaggcacaaagccagctagatgaccttgggccagtgatctccttagccctaggaagaagataGTGGCAGAAAACTTGCCAAGACAACTACAGGGACTTGACCAGGCAGTTTCTAAGAATCAAAACTGATGgatggacagaaggaaggaaatatcttTGTCTTTCATTTGTAATTTAGCCAAGTTTTATCATTTCTTGCTATGTTTCGATAAACAAAATGACCAATATGTCTTGATTACTTCTGTAAGCAAACTGCAAATATTTGAGACCTAAAGTTACATGTATTTCCTTTGCCCCATTCACAAAATCCAAGGATAATGTGAGTGTATGCAAGGATTGAACAGTTCCCATTTCTTCTGTTCCTCCCATAAGgtcaaaaggagagaaagagaaaaaaataactgcATAAATGCCTTTAGAAGCTACTCCTCTGGAAGCATTTCTTATCTGCCAGACAGTATTCCAGTGGAGGCAGGGAAGAATTTATTTTCCCTTCTAAGTTACTCTCCATTTCCCATTGTTCTTCAATAGTATTTCTCCTCAAGAAATAGTGGCCCTTTCTCTTCACAGAATAGATTAAGGGATGCCTCTATTGCTGGTGGCCTAGAGATCATCATCTTTCACCTACAACCCTCCTACTACTATTCCAGCTTTTTTTTAACCGTAAAAATCCTTTTAATAAGAAGAATGTAGATATtgcactgtattttttttctttgctattgTTAGGTTGCGCTACCAATCGAAATAACCTGTAAACGGCAAAAGATCCCTCTCTGGTCATAACTGGCTCCTTGCAAACCTTAGTGTGTTCTTCTGCGAGGctcccccccacacccaccccgATGCCCCTCTCCTGAGGCGACCTTTCCCAGAAACGCCGCCTTTCTTGTGACAATTAATCGTAAGGGCAAGGCAACTCACCCGTCGTACCAGCAGCAGCATCTCTCCTGGCCGGCGCCCCATCACCGATGCTCCACGACGAAGCGCATGGTGGTGCCGTCGAAGGACGGAGGCGCGACGATCCGGGGGCCCAGAGGCTGCGAGGTGATGCTGATAAGCGGCGCTTTCCCGTCGCCAGGAGCCGCTTGCGGGCACAGTTGCTGCTGCGGGGTGCCCGTGGGCATGTAATACGGGCTTTCTGCGGCAGAGCTGGCGGCGCTCCTGGATGAGGCAGCCGCAGACCCCAGCTCACCGCCGGGCTGCTGGGCGAACTGGCCCTGCAGTGCGCTGGCGGACAGGACTGCCGGCAGGAAGCCCGGGTAGAACATATAGGCCGGGGCGCTGTAGGTTCCCGCGGCCGCTCCCAGCGCCAGGGACGACATGGGGATGGTCATGGGGGCCAGGGCCGGCGGTTGTGGCGGCGACGCCGGGACAGGCAAAGGTACTTCCACGTACTGCCCTGTTTCCGGATCAAAGAGGCGTCGCTTCTGGGGCTGCGGCTGGGGCTGCAGCGGGGCGTCCACTAAATAGCACTGACCCGTGCTGAGGTCCAGCAACACCTTGCGCTGCGGCGGGAAGGCGGCGGGCTCGGCGGGCGGcgagaagcaaagcaaaggcgTCGCCGTCTGAGTCGCGCCTGTCAGagcggccgccgccgccgcgaggGACAGAGCCTGGGGAAAGATGTGCGCCGGAGACATTTCCAGCGGtggagcagcagcagccgcctgGAGTTGATGCTGCGGTGGCAAGGGCGGCAGCACCTGTGGCTGTGGCTGAGCGGTGGCTGTGGCTGCGGTGGGGCCAGCGCGCTCCTCGGTGGGCTGCCGCTGGGCCGCCTGGATGGGGTTGGAACCTGCCGCAGACTGGTGGAGGGGCTGGGCGGCAGCGGGTGAAGCAGTGGCGACGAGGCCTGGGCGGTTGGTGCTTGCTGCTGTTCCTCCTCCTGGGCCTAAAGCCACCGGTCCCGCTTGTTCCGCGGACGGCTCCTTGAGCGAAATGGCCAAGTAGTTCCCGCAGTCGGGAAAGACGGGCTTGCGGCTCTTTTCGGGCTCCACCAGGCTCCCCTGCCGGTTGCCAAATAACTTGATGGAGCGAGGCCTGGCCTGGCCTTTGAGGCCTCGAGGCGGGGAAGGAGACGAGAGCACCGGTGGCTGATGCTTGGCCTTCTGGGCCTGAGCGTTAAAAGTTAAGGTGGTCCTAGGGACCACAGGGACTCTTTCCTTCTCAGCAGGTCCCGGGTTTCTTGGGGCAGATTCTCCGTAGAGGCCTGATCCACGTGCCCCACGCTCTCGGGTCAGGCTCTCAAAGGCCGCTGCCTTGGCGGAGACCTTCTCTGCGTTCTTGGTTGGGTTGGCGAATCTGCCACGGGGATGGCGTTCTGGTGCGGATCTGCTGGGAGTAGTTGTTAACCCCACCGTCTGAGTTCCCTCCTGGTCCTCCGTCTTGGCAACCACCATCGACTCTTCCTTGGCTGTGTTTATGGCTCCCGTGGTTTGCTCTTCGCTGGCAATGAGGGAGAGGACATGGCTGCCGGTTATGGGTAATGGGTCACTCTTTCGTTTCCACTCATTTTTACTGAAACTGTACAGCTCTTCCATGCTCCGGACTGCTGCTGTGAGTTTTTGCAGAGCCTTATCGTTTGCTGAGACAGATGCCTTGGTCACCTCTTCTTCTTTGGGAAGTACTTCTTCATCCATCACCAGTGGTCCCACTTTATTGCTTTTCTCAGTTGTCACTGGCtgctgtggtggtggtggtggtggtggtggtggtggtggtggtggatgtgATTGCTGCCTCCAGGGCACAGATGTTTTGGAGACTATCTTCAATACAGCAGGCTGGCGAGGATCACTCTTGTTGGGAGCAATGGTGGCTACTGGCAGCCTTCCTGAGGTCCTGTGTACCAGTATAGTTCCTTCTTGGTTCGAAGGTAGCATCTTGCCTCCATTACTTACTCTGGGCCCCATCTCGTGAGATTTGTTGAGCTTCTTGTCCTCTTTACTGTTACTTACTGTCTGACAAGTTATCACCATGGGAGACAGAGACCTGGGAATGCCTATTGACATCAGCTGTTTGGATTTCTGGTCAAAGGTTCCCTGGTCAGAGTTAACACTACCTCTGTCACTCTGGTTATCCCCTGACTCAAGACTATAACTACTCTTGATTAATTTCCTGACATCTCTCACCTGATGTATAGGCCCTTGGACTTTAGACTTATTTTCTCTTACATCACGTACCTGAAATTGAGGCAGTTTGTCCATAATCTCCccttttatttgcttttgcaGTTGACATCTGGTATCAACAGCTGTCTTAAAAAAATTGGGGGCATTTCCAGCTATCTTGGGGCTGAGAAGCTTAGTAATGTTGAAATGATTATCTTTGTTCTGCTCCACACTTCCCAAGCTTATCTTGATCTCTGGAGGTTTGGGCTTTATCACTGTGGTGGCAATAGCAGTCTGAGCTGCTGCAGTTGTCGCTGTGGAGTATTTTGTCACATGCAAGTTATTATTATCTTTAACTGTTTGTTGAATTTTTGGAACAAAAAGGCGAGACATTTTAGTTGCTTTATTAGCTGTGATTTCTCCCATATCGGCTTTCCAATCACCTTTAAATCCTATTTTCAGTTTCCCCACAGGAACTTTTTCCTCTattttctctgcttctttttctttccatgttCTAAATGCACTGTTCTGGCTACGGAGGAAAGTGGCCTTGAGTGTTTCAGAGgcactttgttttattttacatgCCTCTTCTAAAAATGTTTCTGAAAGGCTTCGGTTTAGGCTAACAGTGGCTTCCCGTGGAGTAGAGGGCTTGGAGGTTGGTGACTTGCTATCAAAAAATTCCCGCAAATCATCTGCTGTTACAATAGTGCAATCAGAGCTGGCTTCTGAATATCTTGAATTTTGTCTCTGCAATCCCCCGTTCTTTAACTTCTCCTTGGCAGTGCTATCTCCCTCTTTAGAAGATGAGGAATTTGACATACCGGAGTATGTGGTGTCTGTGAtctctcccctttccattttGAACTCATGTTCCTGTTGCATCTTCTTTGAAATAACATTTTTGAGGAGGCTAGATGCAAATTTTGACTTCTGTGTTCCTTCCATGGTTTCTGCAACGACTCCAGTTTGTTTGCAGATTTCATTGCTCTGCTCCTTTGGCAGTGTTTCTGTAACTTCATCTGTGCAACTTGACCCAACAGCAGCATTTTCAGAAGGTTTAGCAGGTCTGGGGACACCCGCATTAATATTGCTGCTGAAATTCAAAGTTTCCAGCAAAGTAACAACTCGGGAGCCTGGCTGGACCTGTTTTTCAAAGCAACGTGGTGTTTCAACATGCGTTATTTCCCCATCAAGTTTACTGACAACAAATTCCAATGCTTTAGTCTGTGATTTATTGGAGTGAATGTAGAAATGGTC
The DNA window shown above is from Thamnophis elegans isolate rThaEle1 chromosome 9, rThaEle1.pri, whole genome shotgun sequence and carries:
- the C9H4orf54 gene encoding uncharacterized protein C4orf54 homolog, whose product is MEVFTELPAEEIVIQKENAGKSSSQMITCHPQEPSISSAEESKYVEIYDYPGGAGENPQTLKLNLERNGRKVPFIRTKNGPYEISEINKLANKILADKYANQESLDYTSKMEGTLSPMGMKADEVGERISGISSEESENTLSPSISNIQLYTHGCPESSSSSCPSPIQNTSNFPKMDDLERGGKTSSSFGYDSDEDDEADCKEICLSNERGRGRHASQLLQPQPSYASESNNSNNDEAHYITTHEIQLSEVDHDMDFDYGLASRWDFEDNNVIYSFVDYASFGSEETLADTQTEEDNSCYLSTTTSDPNNQTDSIDNTSSTEIVSINSENDTPSTDKCASSEESQSKNLCNMSENSAGQILLSIKPTSRAINEPSNQHEKQNIIYAAKHEGDMSLCVSTAHERNSSFKQDVFHDYAKKFIAVPAHLQTRCAAIKARELGGYSSGASSVVSELDDADKEVRSLTARAFRSLAYPYLDTLNLSSSESSTSLSDHNLGINRWSTYLDLKCSSLGQKAEQNFFKSSAASAGWKRNSGTKTASDHFYIHSNKSQTKALEFVVSKLDGEITHVETPRCFEKQVQPGSRVVTLLETLNFSSNINAGVPRPAKPSENAAVGSSCTDEVTETLPKEQSNEICKQTGVVAETMEGTQKSKFASSLLKNVISKKMQQEHEFKMERGEITDTTYSGMSNSSSSKEGDSTAKEKLKNGGLQRQNSRYSEASSDCTIVTADDLREFFDSKSPTSKPSTPREATVSLNRSLSETFLEEACKIKQSASETLKATFLRSQNSAFRTWKEKEAEKIEEKVPVGKLKIGFKGDWKADMGEITANKATKMSRLFVPKIQQTVKDNNNLHVTKYSTATTAAAQTAIATTVIKPKPPEIKISLGSVEQNKDNHFNITKLLSPKIAGNAPNFFKTAVDTRCQLQKQIKGEIMDKLPQFQVRDVRENKSKVQGPIHQVRDVRKLIKSSYSLESGDNQSDRGSVNSDQGTFDQKSKQLMSIGIPRSLSPMVITCQTVSNSKEDKKLNKSHEMGPRVSNGGKMLPSNQEGTILVHRTSGRLPVATIAPNKSDPRQPAVLKIVSKTSVNKVGPLVMDEEVLPKEEEVTKASVSANDKALQKLTAAVRSMEELYSFSKNEWKRKSDPLPITGSHVLSLIASEEQTTGAINTAKEESMVVAKTEDQEGTQTVGLTTTPSRSAPERHPRGRFANPTKNAEKVSAKAAAFESLTRERGARGSGLYGESAPRNPGPAEKERVPVVPRTTLTFNAQAQKAKHQPPVLSSPSPPRGLKGQARPRSIKLFGNRQGSLVEPEKSRKPVFPDCGNYLAISLKEPSAEQAGPVALGPGGGTAASTNRPGLVATASPAAAQPLHQSAAGSNPIQAAQRQPTEERAGPTAATATAQPQPQVLPPLPPQHQLQAAAAAPPLEMSPAHIFPQALSLAAAAAALTGATQTATPLLCFSPPAEPAAFPPQRKVLLDLSTGQCYLVDAPLQPQPQPQKRRLFDPETGQYVEVPLPVPASPPQPPALAPMTIPMSSLALGAAAGTYSAPAYMFYPGFLPAVLSASALQGQFAQQPGGELGSAAASSRSAASSAAESPYYMPTGTPQQQLCPQAAPGDGKAPLISITSQPLGPRIVAPPSFDGTTMRFVVEHR